In Opitutaceae bacterium TAV5, one genomic interval encodes:
- a CDS encoding glycine dehydrogenase (acts in conjunction with GvcH to form H-protein-S-aminomethyldihydrolipoyllysine from glycine) gives MSAASPATSATSMPAITGHTVSASAATAGRTAPPASLEDLVAPTDTFARRHTGPDAAERAAMLAALGFPTLDALIDATVPADIRRRAPLALPSPAGEAAALDELRGIASQNKVFKNFIGAGYHDTHTPPVILRSLFENPGWYTAYTPYQAEISQGRLEALLNFQTMITDLTGLDIANASLLDEGTAAAEAMTLCLRASPAAHAAPAFFVSDRCHPQTLDIVRTRALPLGITVVTGDHRAFDPTSAPGLFGVLVQYPDTAGNLHDFAPFFEKARAAGALCVVAADLLALTLLRPPGEFGADVAVGSAQRFGVPPGFGGPHAGYFATRDALKRQMPGRLVGVSRDAQGRPALRLALGTREQHIRRDKATSNICTAQVLLAVMAAMYAVYHGPDGLRRIACRVKLLTETLAAGLRPLGVTLNATAASPVFDTLTVGNVSAARVHAAAEARKINLRPVDAHTVGITLDETTTLADVRTLLALFSESAALPSGPSATAAIEAAAAFPAPHARASGFLAAPVFNRCHTEHEMLRYLRRLEAKDLALNHSMISLGSCTMKLNAASEMLPVSWPEFARIHPFAPAEQARGYARVIRELEAWLCEITGFAAVSLQPNAGSQGEYAGLLAIRAWHAANAARTTGQATGNHSENAKPETPNSELPRTAAPAAVRDICLIPTSAHGTNPASAVMAGLKVVAVACDARGNIDVADLRAKAAAHADRLAALMVTYPSTHGVFESSIREICDVIHAHGGQVYMDGANLNAQVGLTSPALIGADVCHLNLHKTFAIPHGGGGPGVGPVCVARHLAPFLPGHPLVAPRHGLHGIGSVDTPSAPPPPSPAHPLPSAFPPPHATTAFSAILGGSPALTPEITGAVSAAPWGSASVLVIPWMFIRMMGGAGLTDATKVAILNANYIAHRLDPYFPVLYRSDNGRVAHECIIDLRGWKKHGVEAEDVAKRLMDYGYHAPTLSFPVPGTLMIEPTESETQAELDRFCDALISIHGEMQAVANGEADKLDNPLKNAPHTAAVVCADEWTHAYTREQAAFPGAFAREAKFWPAVGRVDNVHGDRHLVCSCVGMEAYS, from the coding sequence ATGTCCGCCGCTTCTCCCGCGACTTCTGCCACCTCCATGCCCGCCATCACCGGTCACACCGTCTCCGCGTCCGCGGCCACTGCCGGCCGCACCGCTCCTCCCGCCTCGCTCGAGGACCTCGTCGCCCCGACCGACACCTTTGCCCGCCGCCACACCGGCCCCGACGCCGCCGAACGCGCCGCCATGCTCGCCGCCCTCGGCTTCCCCACGCTCGATGCCCTCATCGACGCCACCGTCCCGGCCGATATCCGCCGCCGCGCGCCCCTCGCCCTCCCCTCCCCCGCCGGCGAAGCCGCCGCCCTCGACGAACTGCGCGGCATCGCCTCGCAAAACAAGGTTTTCAAAAACTTCATCGGAGCCGGCTACCACGACACGCACACCCCGCCCGTCATCCTCCGCAGCCTTTTTGAAAACCCCGGCTGGTACACCGCCTACACCCCCTACCAAGCCGAGATCTCGCAAGGCCGCCTCGAAGCGCTCCTCAATTTCCAGACGATGATCACCGACCTCACCGGTCTCGACATCGCCAACGCCTCCCTCCTCGACGAGGGCACCGCCGCCGCCGAGGCCATGACGCTCTGCCTCCGCGCTTCCCCCGCCGCGCACGCCGCCCCCGCCTTCTTCGTCTCCGACCGCTGCCACCCGCAGACCCTCGACATCGTCCGCACCCGCGCCCTTCCGCTCGGCATCACCGTCGTGACCGGCGACCACCGTGCTTTCGATCCCACAAGCGCACCCGGCCTCTTCGGCGTCCTCGTGCAGTATCCCGACACCGCGGGCAACCTCCACGATTTCGCCCCGTTCTTCGAAAAAGCCCGCGCCGCCGGCGCCCTCTGCGTTGTCGCCGCCGACCTGCTCGCCCTCACGCTCCTGCGTCCGCCCGGCGAATTCGGAGCCGATGTCGCCGTCGGCTCCGCCCAGCGCTTCGGCGTGCCCCCCGGCTTCGGCGGCCCGCACGCCGGCTACTTCGCCACGCGCGATGCCCTCAAGCGCCAGATGCCCGGCCGCCTCGTCGGCGTCTCGCGCGATGCCCAGGGCCGCCCCGCCCTCCGCCTCGCCCTCGGCACCCGCGAGCAGCACATCCGCCGCGACAAGGCCACCTCCAACATCTGCACCGCCCAGGTCCTCCTCGCCGTCATGGCCGCGATGTACGCCGTCTATCACGGCCCCGACGGACTCCGCCGCATCGCCTGCCGCGTCAAACTTTTGACCGAAACCCTCGCCGCCGGCCTGCGTCCGCTCGGCGTCACGCTCAATGCCACCGCGGCCTCCCCTGTTTTCGACACGCTCACCGTTGGCAATGTATCCGCCGCCCGGGTACACGCCGCCGCCGAGGCCCGCAAGATCAACCTCCGCCCCGTCGATGCGCACACCGTCGGCATCACGCTCGACGAAACCACCACGCTCGCCGACGTGCGCACGCTGCTGGCTCTCTTCAGCGAATCCGCCGCCCTCCCCTCCGGCCCCTCTGCAACCGCCGCCATCGAGGCCGCCGCCGCCTTTCCCGCGCCCCATGCCCGCGCCTCCGGCTTTCTCGCCGCCCCCGTGTTCAACCGGTGCCACACCGAGCACGAAATGCTCCGTTACCTGCGCCGCCTCGAAGCGAAAGACCTCGCGCTCAACCACTCCATGATCTCGCTCGGCTCGTGCACGATGAAGCTCAACGCCGCCAGCGAGATGCTCCCCGTCTCCTGGCCCGAATTTGCCCGCATCCACCCCTTCGCCCCCGCCGAGCAGGCCCGCGGCTATGCCCGCGTCATCCGCGAACTCGAAGCCTGGCTCTGCGAGATCACCGGCTTCGCCGCCGTCTCGCTTCAGCCCAACGCCGGCTCGCAGGGCGAATACGCCGGCCTCCTCGCCATCCGCGCCTGGCACGCCGCCAACGCCGCCCGGACCACCGGACAGGCAACCGGCAACCACAGCGAAAACGCCAAACCCGAAACTCCAAACTCCGAACTACCACGCACCGCGGCCCCCGCCGCGGTGCGTGACATCTGCCTCATCCCGACCAGCGCCCACGGCACCAACCCTGCCAGCGCCGTCATGGCCGGCCTCAAGGTCGTGGCCGTCGCCTGCGACGCCCGCGGCAATATCGACGTCGCCGACCTGCGCGCCAAGGCCGCCGCCCACGCCGACCGCCTCGCCGCGCTCATGGTCACCTACCCTTCCACGCACGGCGTGTTCGAAAGCTCGATACGCGAGATCTGCGACGTCATCCATGCGCACGGCGGCCAGGTTTACATGGACGGCGCCAACCTCAACGCCCAGGTCGGCCTCACCTCGCCCGCGCTGATCGGCGCCGATGTCTGCCATCTCAACCTCCACAAGACCTTCGCCATCCCGCACGGCGGCGGCGGCCCCGGCGTCGGACCCGTCTGCGTGGCGCGCCACCTCGCGCCCTTCCTCCCCGGCCACCCGCTCGTCGCCCCGCGCCACGGCCTGCATGGTATCGGATCGGTCGATACTCCGTCTGCCCCTCCCCCCCCCTCCCCCGCGCATCCGCTTCCGTCCGCCTTCCCCCCGCCGCACGCCACCACCGCCTTTTCCGCCATTCTCGGCGGCAGCCCTGCTCTCACCCCGGAAATCACGGGAGCCGTCTCCGCCGCGCCCTGGGGCTCCGCCAGCGTGCTCGTCATCCCGTGGATGTTCATCCGCATGATGGGCGGCGCCGGCCTCACCGACGCGACGAAAGTGGCAATCCTCAATGCCAACTACATCGCGCACCGCCTCGATCCGTATTTCCCCGTGCTCTACCGCAGCGACAATGGCCGCGTCGCCCACGAATGTATCATCGACCTGCGCGGCTGGAAAAAACACGGCGTCGAAGCCGAGGACGTTGCCAAGCGCCTGATGGATTATGGCTATCATGCGCCCACGCTCTCCTTCCCGGTGCCCGGCACGCTCATGATCGAGCCGACGGAGAGCGAGACGCAGGCCGAGCTCGACCGTTTCTGCGATGCACTCATTTCCATCCACGGCGAAATGCAGGCCGTGGCCAACGGCGAGGCCGACAAGCTCGACAACCCGTTGAAGAACGCCCCGCACACCGCCGCTGTCGTCTGCGCCGACGAGTGGACGCACGCCTACACGCGCGAGCAGGCCGCCTTCCCCGGCGCCTTCGCGCGCGAGGCCAAGTTCTGGCCCGCCGTCGGCCGCGTGGACAACGTCCACGGCGACCGCCATCTCGTCTGCTCCTGCGTCGGCATGGAAGCGTATTCATGA
- a CDS encoding LacI family transcriptional regulator, whose translation MSISTRVSLRQVAAKAGVSHSTVSLALRAHPSIPPETRDRLRALAEEMGYRPDPMLTALNVYRQSRRGAAFQAGLAWLNAFAEREMLLDNPDCVLYRKGAETRARESGFSLEEFWLREPGMTPQRLAQILTSRQTQGILLPPMPVSDTSLGMPWERFSVVALGYSHKPLFHLVANAQYRATRLAVRNLHRLGYRRIALFTWAEYEERSDCNFLSGYTCECSRLGLSPVLCTVDSQLDRRERDAVFYENWKRQTWAWVEEEKPEVLLLPDPTVAIRLGFGPESAAGSGRRRQSERLPAGPCGGRPAVAVLAHYAQHPWFAGIDQNAQRTGAAAVDHLIHMIQRNERGCPDLPLRILVEGEWRDGESAPGVA comes from the coding sequence ATGAGCATCAGCACGCGTGTTTCGTTACGGCAGGTTGCGGCGAAGGCGGGGGTATCGCACTCGACGGTATCGCTGGCGTTGCGGGCGCATCCGAGCATCCCGCCGGAGACGCGCGACCGGCTCCGGGCGCTGGCGGAGGAGATGGGCTACCGGCCGGACCCGATGCTGACGGCGCTCAACGTTTACCGGCAATCGCGCCGCGGGGCGGCGTTTCAGGCCGGGCTGGCGTGGCTGAACGCATTTGCCGAACGCGAGATGCTTCTGGATAACCCGGATTGCGTGCTTTATCGCAAGGGCGCGGAGACTCGTGCTCGCGAGTCGGGTTTTTCGCTGGAGGAATTCTGGCTGCGCGAGCCGGGCATGACGCCACAGAGATTGGCGCAAATCCTGACGAGCCGGCAGACCCAGGGCATCCTGCTGCCGCCGATGCCGGTTTCGGACACGTCGCTTGGCATGCCCTGGGAACGGTTTTCCGTCGTGGCGCTGGGTTATTCGCACAAGCCGCTCTTCCACCTCGTGGCCAATGCCCAGTATCGCGCCACCCGGCTTGCGGTGCGCAACCTGCATCGTCTGGGTTACCGACGGATCGCGCTGTTTACCTGGGCGGAGTATGAGGAACGTTCGGACTGCAATTTTCTTTCCGGCTACACCTGCGAATGTTCGCGGCTGGGTTTGTCGCCGGTGCTGTGCACGGTGGACAGCCAGCTCGACCGGCGGGAGCGCGATGCGGTTTTTTACGAAAACTGGAAACGGCAGACCTGGGCCTGGGTGGAGGAGGAAAAACCGGAGGTGTTGCTGTTGCCCGATCCGACGGTGGCAATCCGTCTGGGCTTCGGGCCGGAATCGGCAGCCGGCTCCGGAAGACGGCGGCAATCCGAAAGATTGCCGGCAGGACCGTGCGGGGGACGTCCGGCCGTGGCGGTGCTGGCGCACTACGCGCAACATCCGTGGTTTGCCGGCATCGACCAGAACGCGCAGCGCACGGGGGCGGCCGCGGTGGACCATCTCATCCACATGATCCAGCGCAACGAGCGTGGCTGCCCCGACCTGCCGTTACGGATACTGGTGGAGGGCGAATGGCGCGACGGGGAGTCGGCGCCGGGCGTGGCGTGA
- a CDS encoding autotransporter, whose amino-acid sequence MKMKPAHLFVGLGRFLPVAAILLTSAASLPAATFTWKGSGTADEPGDGNWSVASNWEEGVAPGVGTTGGQKTFIFGGSGNISYTSNDNVPSNIVADTSRMIVNKLYLQSSSTGTSTISGQVLSFSYGSPSIYMDGSGDFIISNGYQFAQTTLFAGSGTGTLTFTGIAGTNGTTNGGNLTINTTNAAATLRLANNSNKFGTITLTSGTLDFTEAGALDIDDALNINGGTFLSSNGTTLGEGKANFTKTMNVNGAFTLGGSQNWSTGTMAVSLNADVAITANTGGTTGATIGGVIADGTSGNTLTIASGSTGTLTLTGSNTYTGGTVVEGGTLLVNNTAGSGTGTGDVTVSADARLGGTGTISGNVVVEAGGLFDGTNGALSSGGDLTLNSNDVDAVFSYSLDASYTASIGGDLLKGDGSTFIVDFSGTGAIGDTYTLLTFVGTTDFTASDFTALGSQGYFSVENGNLTFTVTAVPEPAHIGLILGLGVLASLVLRRQHRRD is encoded by the coding sequence ATGAAAATGAAACCTGCTCATTTGTTCGTCGGTCTCGGCCGATTCCTGCCTGTCGCCGCGATCCTCCTGACTTCGGCAGCGAGTCTTCCGGCGGCAACATTTACATGGAAAGGCTCCGGCACAGCCGATGAGCCGGGTGATGGCAACTGGAGCGTTGCCTCGAATTGGGAGGAAGGCGTGGCACCTGGCGTTGGGACGACGGGTGGGCAGAAGACATTCATCTTTGGCGGCAGCGGCAATATTTCCTACACGTCCAATGACAATGTCCCCTCCAACATCGTCGCCGATACGTCGCGGATGATCGTTAACAAGCTCTATCTGCAGAGCAGTTCGACTGGCACATCAACGATCAGCGGACAGGTGTTATCATTCAGTTACGGAAGCCCCTCCATCTACATGGACGGCAGTGGTGATTTCATCATCAGCAACGGTTATCAATTTGCGCAAACCACCCTGTTTGCCGGAAGTGGCACGGGGACGCTTACTTTCACCGGCATTGCTGGCACCAACGGTACAACCAACGGCGGTAATCTCACCATCAATACCACGAACGCCGCCGCCACGCTGCGTCTGGCCAACAACAGCAACAAATTCGGAACCATTACCCTTACCAGCGGCACGCTCGACTTTACCGAGGCTGGCGCGCTCGATATTGATGACGCCCTGAACATCAATGGCGGGACGTTTCTTTCCTCCAACGGCACGACGCTTGGCGAAGGGAAGGCCAACTTCACGAAGACCATGAACGTCAACGGTGCCTTCACGCTTGGCGGTTCGCAAAACTGGAGCACCGGAACGATGGCCGTTTCGCTCAACGCGGATGTCGCCATCACCGCCAATACCGGTGGCACAACGGGTGCTACCATCGGCGGCGTCATCGCCGACGGCACCAGCGGCAACACCCTGACGATTGCCTCCGGCAGCACCGGCACGCTCACCCTCACCGGAAGCAACACCTACACGGGCGGGACGGTCGTCGAAGGCGGCACGCTCCTCGTCAACAATACCGCAGGCAGCGGAACGGGAACGGGGGACGTGACCGTAAGTGCCGATGCCCGTCTTGGCGGCACGGGAACGATCAGCGGCAATGTGGTTGTCGAGGCCGGCGGCTTGTTCGACGGGACGAACGGGGCTCTCTCCTCGGGCGGGGACCTCACGCTGAATTCCAACGACGTCGATGCGGTCTTCAGCTATAGCCTGGACGCTTCTTACACCGCTTCCATCGGTGGAGACCTTCTCAAGGGTGATGGCAGCACGTTTATTGTGGATTTCTCCGGCACCGGGGCCATCGGTGACACCTACACGTTGCTGACCTTTGTCGGCACCACCGACTTCACCGCATCCGACTTCACCGCGCTCGGGTCCCAGGGTTATTTTTCTGTCGAAAACGGAAACCTCACCTTTACGGTCACTGCTGTTCCCGAACCTGCGCACATCGGCCTGATTCTGGGCCTTGGTGTACTTGCTTCCCTCGTGCTGCGTCGGCAGCATCGACGCGACTGA
- a CDS encoding nucleoside-diphosphate sugar epimerase: protein MNILVTGGSGKIGKVIVRHLLETGHAVRSLDRSYVPVAGAQVLVVDMRQPEAIYAAMEGVDAVVHFGNHSNLGRALPQVVLGENLTINANVCQAAVEIGIERMIFASSVQAMAGWPGPEFGDLPMPPHALPVDGDTPAYPGNCYGLSKALTEDMLRYYTRVHDLSAVALRLPIVIHGRPKRWREFLTMEDGGRRKEWGGWIWTEDVARLVSAILASDLPGFRVYHPSGPLPAGTAGAEEIASTYYPDAPRREPGKPLSCLIDVSRITDETGWKPTPLEDLPERDWTMFGKNQGPGSSRPSRRVG from the coding sequence ATGAACATCCTCGTTACCGGCGGCAGCGGCAAGATTGGCAAGGTAATTGTCCGGCATCTCCTTGAGACTGGACACGCGGTGCGGTCGCTGGACCGCAGCTATGTGCCGGTGGCGGGAGCGCAGGTGCTGGTCGTGGACATGCGGCAGCCGGAGGCGATCTATGCGGCGATGGAGGGCGTCGATGCGGTGGTGCATTTCGGCAACCACAGCAATCTGGGCCGCGCCCTGCCTCAGGTGGTGCTCGGGGAAAACCTGACGATCAACGCCAATGTGTGCCAGGCGGCGGTGGAGATCGGGATCGAGCGGATGATTTTTGCGAGTTCGGTGCAGGCGATGGCGGGCTGGCCGGGGCCGGAGTTCGGGGACTTGCCGATGCCGCCGCATGCGCTGCCGGTCGACGGCGACACGCCGGCGTATCCGGGAAACTGTTACGGGCTGAGCAAGGCGCTGACCGAGGACATGCTGCGTTATTACACCCGCGTGCATGATTTGTCGGCGGTGGCGCTGCGCCTGCCGATCGTCATTCACGGGCGGCCGAAGAGGTGGCGCGAGTTTCTCACGATGGAGGACGGGGGACGCCGCAAGGAATGGGGCGGCTGGATCTGGACGGAGGACGTGGCCCGGCTGGTGTCGGCGATTCTGGCGAGCGACTTGCCGGGTTTCCGCGTGTATCACCCGAGTGGTCCGTTGCCGGCGGGAACGGCCGGGGCGGAGGAGATCGCGAGCACGTATTATCCGGACGCGCCGCGCCGCGAGCCGGGCAAGCCGCTTTCGTGCCTGATCGACGTTAGCCGGATCACGGATGAAACCGGCTGGAAACCGACGCCGCTGGAAGACCTGCCGGAGCGGGACTGGACGATGTTCGGCAAGAATCAGGGTCCGGGGTCGTCCCGGCCGTCTCGCAGGGTGGGGTGA
- a CDS encoding laminin — MRLPPAILLPALVTALPVFVMASTHPATPVVPAVSQWQAGGDASTSPQTVPDLGGIAPLSWTGAPALAPDAFFGVPAWRLDGKQAATAPHARLHGAMRENLTVEAWINLPSSSSANPAPLRDIVVRKQGQFSLDFFPEADGVRLRFSIWQEGRLQQVSTLARGTLDDGKWHHLAGVLRQGTIELFIDGRSVDQGMGSKTFAGGGYTSIGPSDRPLWIGGMKQDPVTPATPVTRGFTGMIAQIRLTGQALTPDQFGPRNPLTGQQQPAPVPSAPATSASTATMSLQPPSGGLEQHPGLTLLRAGSAARPALTAPAQVWRLGNWYYGQQEVLRTAPTSDAAQTLRLRIPLPPTRATLSASSATAVPLQLGLIVVNENGGALDLTLDVNGRTVATFPGLRDRTTFKQFHTLTTASLPADLIRSAAALDIELRGAHRSGGDRINLVQLALGDTSAIADWKDSQQLPALPPPPPAPDPATIAPYRLATGAPWNGIIYYSRRVRDLPDTIRADARLLQELGFTATFQDLDSSINLNSLRLGLRDNAQFNTAQTWQFDLFRNHGLQAAFNVYRLQLFTGEDFYSDLPLMEDSSGQPIGAPRYPKWMSSPVLFAPQTQDRFREIWRDLARHFVETPAYLRVRGEDGKLHPVFLLWSPFFFDLFEGHVASYDAWARAAWTDWQQRNLGSVRWPEPPRKNKTNADPDWAAWQDFRGEYVANGTKEVARIIRETVPDAWIAVLLKQHNFVQSVGKSYVSVGRRGLDPRNYDWADLVATETHRFGIYSVLADLDLARDMPSTTRRPIFIHYLVGRQNNLPARYPWTKRELVGSMLLRRALPVQYGYNERDDFAGFAWFERPDNRTAGRTMWPEVLPDIRSANAAWNALFDRAQATPPAASPLAIHLPRALYTIGDDREDWNAAIVTPHRELLRRNLSPRWLLRIEELDTHPEITALVLPDPLSLEDDETAALARFVKRGGRLAFIEIPDAPAPGAIREKLTRAGIAHTAWTLAKLDAADFGQTLADFLGTRPTLGAAALDVETGLIGKPGDQVLVAVNHAAEPRTVTISLTTNITRTVTIPAHDTAFFAVGSDATLTPVHPPPAATTEPVGPTLRDPDVWQRYREYVFLSAGEVE; from the coding sequence ATGCGACTCCCGCCCGCCATACTCCTGCCCGCCCTCGTGACCGCGCTCCCGGTTTTCGTCATGGCCAGTACCCATCCCGCAACTCCCGTGGTGCCGGCCGTCAGCCAGTGGCAGGCCGGCGGCGATGCGTCCACCTCTCCGCAAACCGTCCCCGATCTCGGCGGTATCGCTCCTCTCTCCTGGACCGGCGCCCCTGCGCTCGCCCCCGACGCCTTTTTCGGAGTCCCGGCCTGGCGACTCGACGGAAAACAGGCGGCCACCGCGCCCCATGCCCGCCTCCACGGAGCCATGCGCGAAAACCTCACCGTCGAAGCCTGGATCAACCTCCCCTCCTCTTCCTCCGCCAACCCCGCTCCGCTGCGCGACATCGTTGTCCGCAAACAGGGCCAGTTCTCCCTCGATTTTTTCCCTGAAGCCGACGGCGTTCGCCTCCGCTTCAGCATCTGGCAGGAAGGCCGCCTCCAGCAGGTTTCCACCCTCGCCCGCGGCACTCTCGACGACGGCAAGTGGCACCACCTCGCCGGCGTCCTCCGCCAGGGAACCATCGAGCTCTTCATCGACGGGCGTTCCGTTGACCAGGGGATGGGCAGTAAAACCTTCGCCGGCGGCGGTTACACCTCCATCGGCCCCAGCGACCGCCCTCTCTGGATCGGAGGCATGAAACAGGACCCTGTCACTCCCGCCACACCCGTCACGCGCGGGTTCACCGGCATGATCGCGCAAATCCGTCTCACCGGCCAGGCCCTCACCCCCGACCAGTTCGGCCCCCGCAATCCCCTGACCGGCCAACAACAACCCGCCCCCGTGCCCTCCGCGCCCGCCACCTCCGCATCAACCGCCACCATGTCACTCCAGCCACCGTCCGGAGGCCTCGAACAACACCCCGGCCTCACCCTCCTCCGTGCCGGCTCCGCCGCCCGCCCGGCCCTCACCGCCCCCGCGCAAGTCTGGCGGCTCGGCAACTGGTATTACGGACAACAGGAAGTCCTCCGCACCGCCCCCACCTCCGATGCCGCGCAAACCCTCCGCCTGCGCATTCCCCTTCCCCCGACGCGCGCCACCCTCTCCGCCTCATCCGCGACCGCCGTCCCTCTCCAGCTCGGCCTCATCGTCGTCAACGAAAACGGAGGCGCGCTCGACCTCACTCTCGACGTCAACGGCCGCACTGTCGCCACGTTCCCCGGCCTCCGCGACCGGACCACCTTCAAGCAATTCCACACCCTGACCACCGCGTCCCTTCCCGCCGACCTCATCCGCTCCGCCGCCGCCCTCGACATTGAACTCCGCGGTGCGCACCGCTCCGGAGGCGACCGCATCAACCTCGTCCAGCTCGCTCTCGGCGACACTTCCGCCATCGCCGACTGGAAAGACAGCCAGCAACTCCCCGCGCTCCCGCCGCCGCCTCCCGCGCCCGATCCCGCGACCATCGCTCCCTACCGTCTCGCCACCGGCGCCCCCTGGAATGGCATCATCTACTACTCGCGCCGCGTCCGCGACCTCCCCGACACCATCCGCGCCGACGCCCGCCTTCTCCAGGAACTCGGCTTCACCGCCACCTTCCAGGACCTCGACTCTTCCATCAACCTCAACTCCCTCCGCCTCGGCCTCCGCGACAACGCCCAGTTCAACACCGCCCAGACCTGGCAATTCGACCTCTTCCGCAATCACGGCCTCCAGGCTGCTTTCAACGTCTATCGCCTCCAGCTCTTCACCGGTGAAGATTTTTACAGCGACCTCCCGTTGATGGAAGATTCCTCCGGGCAACCCATCGGCGCGCCCCGCTACCCGAAATGGATGTCCAGCCCCGTCCTCTTCGCTCCGCAAACCCAGGACCGTTTCCGCGAAATCTGGCGCGACCTCGCCCGCCACTTTGTCGAAACCCCCGCCTACCTCCGCGTCCGCGGCGAGGACGGCAAACTCCATCCCGTCTTCCTCCTCTGGTCGCCCTTCTTCTTCGACCTCTTCGAAGGCCACGTCGCCAGCTACGACGCGTGGGCCCGCGCCGCCTGGACCGACTGGCAGCAACGCAATCTCGGCTCCGTCCGCTGGCCCGAACCTCCACGCAAAAACAAAACCAACGCCGACCCCGACTGGGCCGCCTGGCAGGATTTCCGCGGCGAATACGTCGCCAACGGCACAAAAGAAGTCGCCCGCATCATCCGCGAGACCGTCCCCGACGCCTGGATCGCCGTCCTGCTCAAACAGCACAACTTCGTCCAGTCCGTCGGCAAATCCTACGTCAGCGTCGGCCGCCGCGGGCTCGATCCGCGCAATTACGACTGGGCCGACCTCGTCGCCACCGAAACCCACCGTTTCGGCATCTACAGCGTCCTCGCCGACCTCGACCTCGCCCGCGACATGCCCAGCACCACCCGCCGCCCCATTTTTATCCATTACCTCGTCGGCCGCCAGAACAACCTCCCCGCCCGCTATCCCTGGACCAAGCGCGAGCTCGTCGGCAGCATGCTCCTTCGCCGCGCCTTGCCCGTACAGTACGGATACAACGAACGTGATGACTTTGCCGGCTTCGCCTGGTTCGAGCGCCCCGACAACCGGACCGCCGGCCGCACGATGTGGCCCGAAGTTTTGCCCGATATCCGCAGCGCCAACGCCGCCTGGAACGCCCTTTTCGACCGCGCCCAGGCCACGCCCCCCGCCGCCTCGCCCCTCGCCATCCACCTCCCCCGCGCCCTCTACACCATCGGCGACGACCGCGAAGACTGGAATGCCGCCATCGTCACCCCTCACCGGGAACTCCTCCGCCGCAACCTCTCTCCCCGCTGGCTCCTTCGCATCGAGGAACTGGATACCCATCCTGAAATCACCGCCCTCGTCCTTCCCGATCCGCTCTCCCTCGAGGATGACGAAACCGCCGCCCTCGCCCGCTTCGTGAAACGCGGCGGACGGCTCGCGTTCATCGAAATCCCCGACGCTCCCGCTCCCGGCGCAATCCGCGAAAAACTCACCCGCGCCGGCATCGCCCACACTGCCTGGACCCTCGCCAAGCTCGACGCCGCCGACTTCGGCCAGACCCTCGCCGACTTCCTCGGCACCCGGCCCACGCTCGGAGCCGCTGCGCTCGACGTGGAGACCGGCCTTATCGGCAAGCCCGGCGACCAGGTACTCGTCGCCGTCAACCACGCCGCCGAACCCCGCACGGTGACTATTTCTCTCACGACAAACATCACCCGCACCGTGACCATCCCCGCGCACGACACCGCCTTTTTCGCCGTCGGCTCCGACGCCACGCTCACGCCCGTTCATCCGCCTCCCGCCGCCACCACCGAACCCGTCGGTCCCACGCTCCGCGACCCGGACGTGTGGCAACGCTACCGCGAATACGTATTCCTCTCCGCCGGCGAGGTGGAGTAG
- a CDS encoding N-terminal cleavage protein, whose translation MQLQYFRRRGFTLIELLTVIAIIGILAAITIPVVSKVRNSARRVECVSNLRQIMAAAHLFANENKGDFPTTFDAAGGIRNWTKYPELTTGNAGGLMDHLLPYVPNSFKMFYCPGKIEGTYCYATQNARTDSTRFRQTGYYWVCTIGTSLGLTPSLPQNINGESKRVMISCLSNLGTPAFPHDERINIAFADGHVGRLPAKKQITAASGVIDKTTLVLK comes from the coding sequence ATGCAATTACAATACTTTCGCCGTCGCGGTTTCACCCTGATCGAACTGCTCACCGTTATCGCCATCATCGGTATTCTTGCCGCAATTACCATTCCCGTTGTGAGCAAAGTCCGGAACAGTGCGCGTCGGGTGGAGTGTGTGTCCAACCTCCGCCAGATCATGGCTGCAGCCCATCTCTTCGCCAACGAAAACAAGGGTGATTTCCCGACAACATTCGATGCGGCAGGAGGCATCCGTAACTGGACTAAATATCCTGAACTTACGACTGGTAATGCAGGTGGCCTTATGGACCACCTGCTTCCCTATGTACCCAATAGTTTCAAGATGTTCTACTGTCCGGGAAAAATCGAAGGAACCTATTGCTATGCTACCCAGAATGCCCGGACCGACTCAACCCGATTTCGACAAACGGGATATTATTGGGTATGTACCATCGGTACGAGCCTGGGCCTGACGCCTTCCCTCCCGCAAAATATCAATGGCGAAAGCAAGCGGGTGATGATCAGTTGCCTCAGCAATCTCGGCACACCGGCGTTTCCGCACGATGAACGGATAAACATCGCTTTCGCCGACGGGCACGTCGGCCGATTGCCGGCCAAGAAACAGATCACGGCCGCCAGTGGAGTCATCGACAAGACCACTCTTGTTCTGAAATAG